From Streptomyces yatensis, one genomic window encodes:
- a CDS encoding TetR/AcrR family transcriptional regulator, which translates to MQRTRGRAPTGGRAGALSQELIVGAAVSLLDELGERGLTFRLLAKQLNTGPGALYWHVSNKDELVALAADQVLGHAFAAHASLEEDVGSGLRALAVAVFDALDRHPWAASHVSAPPTLANALRLLDRIGTLVERTGLPAERHFAVSTAISYYITGVSAQIIAPRTTHDAIVSRDVFLAGTAQRWAELDPADYPFLTRTTQHLRDHADRDQFIAGLDMLLDGLNTTADPRPPA; encoded by the coding sequence ATGCAGCGGACGCGGGGAAGAGCACCCACCGGGGGGCGTGCCGGCGCCCTCTCACAAGAGCTGATCGTCGGCGCGGCCGTCTCACTGCTGGACGAGCTGGGCGAGCGGGGGCTCACCTTCAGGCTGCTGGCCAAACAGCTGAACACCGGGCCCGGCGCGCTGTACTGGCACGTGTCGAACAAGGACGAACTGGTCGCCCTGGCCGCCGATCAGGTGCTCGGCCACGCCTTCGCCGCGCACGCGAGCCTTGAGGAAGACGTCGGCTCCGGGCTGCGCGCGCTTGCCGTCGCCGTCTTCGACGCCCTTGACCGGCACCCGTGGGCGGCGTCCCACGTCTCCGCACCGCCCACGCTGGCGAACGCGCTGCGCCTGCTCGACCGCATCGGCACCCTGGTCGAACGAACCGGACTGCCGGCCGAACGGCATTTCGCGGTCTCCACCGCGATCTCCTACTACATCACCGGCGTCAGCGCCCAGATCATCGCCCCGCGCACCACCCACGACGCGATCGTCAGCCGCGACGTCTTCCTCGCCGGGACCGCCCAACGCTGGGCAGAACTCGACCCGGCCGACTACCCCTTCCTGACGCGCACCACCCAGCACCTGCGCGACCATGCCGATCGTGACCAGTTCATCGCCGGCCTCGACATGCTGCTGGACGGCCTGAACACGACTGCGGACCCGCGACCGCCCGCATGA
- a CDS encoding FAD-dependent oxidoreductase produces MNTSHHPIAIVGAGLGGLTLARVLHVHGIPATVYEADPSEKSRTQGGRLDIHEADGQRALADAGLTDEFRAIIHEGAEASRVLDQHGKLLFDAPDDGTGQRPEVLRGDLRRILLDSLPDQTVRWGHKVTGVRPLGDGRHELAFTDGTTVTSGLLIGADGAWSKIRPLLSDAEPRYTGTTFVDIYLYDADERHPTAAETVGAGAMYALAPGQGIIAHREAGNILHTYVELKRSAEWFAAIDFTDAAATARIAAEFDGWAPELTALITDGETAPVARPIHTLPNGHRWERVPGVTLLGDAAHLMPPSGDGANLAMFDGAELGKAIAAHPDDVEAALTAYEEALFPRTEPVYAEAHDMLDLIIGDHAPSGFIDLFTAADQAE; encoded by the coding sequence ATGAACACCAGCCACCACCCGATCGCCATCGTCGGCGCCGGCCTCGGCGGCCTGACTCTCGCCCGGGTCCTGCACGTCCACGGCATCCCGGCCACGGTCTACGAGGCCGATCCCTCGGAGAAGTCCCGCACGCAGGGCGGCCGGCTCGACATCCACGAGGCCGACGGGCAGCGCGCGCTCGCCGACGCCGGCCTCACCGACGAGTTCCGCGCGATCATCCACGAGGGCGCCGAGGCGTCGCGTGTGCTCGACCAGCACGGCAAGCTGCTGTTCGACGCCCCCGACGACGGCACGGGGCAGCGTCCCGAAGTGCTCCGCGGAGACCTGCGCCGCATCCTGCTCGACTCCCTTCCCGATCAGACGGTCCGGTGGGGACACAAGGTCACCGGTGTCCGGCCCCTCGGCGACGGCCGACACGAGCTGGCCTTCACCGACGGCACGACCGTGACCAGCGGCCTCCTCATCGGCGCCGACGGCGCCTGGTCGAAGATCCGCCCACTGCTTTCCGACGCCGAACCCCGGTACACCGGCACGACATTCGTCGACATCTACCTGTACGACGCCGACGAGCGGCACCCCACGGCGGCCGAGACGGTCGGTGCCGGCGCGATGTACGCACTGGCTCCGGGCCAGGGGATCATCGCGCACCGCGAGGCGGGGAACATCCTGCACACGTACGTCGAGCTGAAGCGCTCCGCCGAGTGGTTCGCCGCCATCGACTTCACCGACGCCGCCGCGACCGCCCGGATCGCGGCAGAGTTCGACGGCTGGGCCCCAGAGCTCACCGCGCTGATCACCGACGGCGAGACCGCTCCGGTCGCCCGCCCGATCCACACACTCCCGAACGGACACCGATGGGAGCGCGTACCCGGAGTGACGCTCCTCGGCGATGCCGCACACCTGATGCCGCCGTCCGGTGACGGCGCGAACCTGGCGATGTTCGACGGCGCCGAACTCGGCAAGGCGATCGCCGCTCACCCCGACGACGTCGAGGCGGCTCTCACCGCCTACGAAGAGGCGCTGTTCCCGCGAACCGAACCCGTCTACGCCGAGGCGCACGACATGCTGGACCTCATCATCGGCGACCACGCACCGTCCGGATTCATCGACCTCTTCACCGCCGCCGACCAGGCCGAGTGA